ACTGACAAACGGAGGAAACAATGGATAAATATGAATGCCCCTGCGGTTATGTGTACGATCCTGCAGAAGGAGATATGGACCATGGAATCGATCCGGGCACGGCCTGGGAAGATCTGCCCGAATCCTGGGTATGCCCGTTGTGCGGCGCTGAACAGGAATATTTTGAAAAAATGGATTAAACGGAGGCATTATGTTCACACCCATAGAACTGGCAAATGGCATTTATTCCGTGGGATGCCGGGACTGGGACATCCGGGATTTTCATGGATATGAGATTCGTGAAGGCACGTCATATAATGCATTTCTGGTCACCGGAGAACAGAATATACTCATCGACACAGTGAAAGCCCCTTTTGGCGATGAGCTGCTGGCCAATATCAGCCGGATCATGGACCCCAAAAAAATCGATGCCGTGATCAGCAACCACACGGAAATGGATCATTCCGGATCCATTCCCAGGGTCATGCATAAAATTGGCGAAGACAAGCCGTTGTACTGCTCCAAGATGGGGGCCCAGAACCTGAAAAACCACTTTAACCGGGACTACAATTTTAAAGTGGTGGGATCCGGTGACACCGTGACTCTGGGGAACCGGACCTTTTCGTTTCTGGAAACACGGATGCTCCACTGGCCGGATTCCATGTTCACGTATCTGCCGGATGAAAAAATATTGTTTTCCAGTGATGCATTTGGACAGCATTATGCCGGAGACCAGTTTTTCGATGATGACATCGGGGATGAAATCATGCCCCATGCACGCAAATATTACGCCAATATTCTGCTGCATTTCTCTCCCCGGGTCCAGGCCCTTCTTTCGGATGTGGCCAAAATGAACCTGGACATCCGCATGATCTGTCCGGATCACGGCGTCATCTGGCGAAAAGATCCGTCCCGGATCATCACGGCCTATGACCGGTGGTCCCGGCAGGAACCGGTCAACAAAGCACTGGTCATCTTTGATTCCATGTGGGAAAGCACCACAAAAATGGCCCGGGCCGTGACCAGCGGGATTGAATCGGAACACGTGGGCGTCCGGCTCATGAACACCCGGAAATGTCACCGGTCCGACATCATGACCGAAATTCTGGATGCCGGGGCCGTGGCCGTGGGATCCCCCA
Above is a window of Desulfotignum balticum DSM 7044 DNA encoding:
- a CDS encoding FprA family A-type flavoprotein, translated to MFTPIELANGIYSVGCRDWDIRDFHGYEIREGTSYNAFLVTGEQNILIDTVKAPFGDELLANISRIMDPKKIDAVISNHTEMDHSGSIPRVMHKIGEDKPLYCSKMGAQNLKNHFNRDYNFKVVGSGDTVTLGNRTFSFLETRMLHWPDSMFTYLPDEKILFSSDAFGQHYAGDQFFDDDIGDEIMPHARKYYANILLHFSPRVQALLSDVAKMNLDIRMICPDHGVIWRKDPSRIITAYDRWSRQEPVNKALVIFDSMWESTTKMARAVTSGIESEHVGVRLMNTRKCHRSDIMTEILDAGAVAVGSPTLNNGIFPVIADVLTYIKGLRPQNKIAAAFGSYGWSGEAVKIINKEFEEMKWEMVDPGVKVLYVPDEDDLNRCFELGATLAKKLKEKLNG
- a CDS encoding rubredoxin, with protein sequence MDKYECPCGYVYDPAEGDMDHGIDPGTAWEDLPESWVCPLCGAEQEYFEKMD